A single region of the Streptomyces sp. AM 4-1-1 genome encodes:
- the purD gene encoding phosphoribosylamine--glycine ligase, whose translation MKVLVIGGGAREHALCRSLSLDPEVTALYCAPGNAGIAEVAEPHPVDALDGDAVARLATDLGAELVVVGPEAPLVAGVADAVRAAGVPCFGPSAEAAQLEGSKAFAKDVMAAANVPTARSYVCTTPSEIDSALDAFGAPYVVKDDGLAAGKGVVVTDDIEAARAHALACERVVIEEFLDGPEVSLFAITDGVTVLPLQPAQDFKRALDDDEGPNTGGMGAYSPLPWADPKLVDEVLETVLQPTVDELRRRGTPFSGLLYAGLAITSRGVRVIEFNARFGDPETQVVLARLKTPLAGVLLGSATGTLDVLPPLNWRDEAAVTVVIASHNYPGPPRTGDPIDGLEDVAAQDAPDAYVLHAGTRRDGDTVVSAGGRVLSVTASGKDLAEARERAYAATARIRLDGSQYRTDIARKAAATEA comes from the coding sequence GTGAAGGTCCTCGTCATCGGCGGCGGCGCCCGCGAACATGCCCTGTGCCGCTCTCTCTCCCTCGACCCCGAGGTCACCGCTCTGTACTGCGCCCCCGGCAACGCCGGCATCGCAGAGGTGGCCGAACCGCACCCGGTGGACGCGCTCGACGGCGACGCCGTGGCGCGCCTCGCCACCGATCTCGGCGCCGAGCTGGTGGTCGTCGGCCCGGAGGCACCGCTCGTCGCCGGGGTCGCCGACGCCGTGCGCGCGGCCGGTGTCCCGTGTTTCGGTCCCTCCGCGGAGGCCGCACAGCTGGAAGGCTCCAAGGCGTTCGCCAAGGACGTGATGGCGGCGGCCAACGTCCCCACCGCCCGTAGCTACGTCTGCACCACCCCGTCCGAGATCGACTCGGCGCTCGACGCGTTCGGCGCCCCGTACGTCGTCAAGGACGACGGTCTCGCCGCTGGCAAGGGCGTCGTCGTCACCGACGACATCGAGGCGGCCCGTGCCCACGCCCTCGCCTGCGAACGCGTGGTCATCGAGGAGTTCCTCGACGGACCCGAGGTGAGCCTGTTCGCCATCACGGACGGCGTCACCGTGCTGCCGCTCCAGCCCGCCCAGGACTTCAAGCGCGCCCTCGATGACGACGAGGGGCCGAACACCGGTGGCATGGGCGCGTACTCCCCGCTCCCCTGGGCCGATCCCAAGCTGGTCGACGAAGTCCTGGAGACCGTGCTCCAGCCGACCGTGGACGAGCTCCGCCGCCGTGGCACCCCGTTCTCCGGGCTGCTGTACGCCGGTCTGGCCATCACCTCGCGCGGTGTACGGGTCATCGAGTTCAACGCGCGCTTCGGGGACCCCGAGACCCAGGTCGTCCTGGCCCGTCTGAAGACCCCGCTGGCGGGCGTACTGCTGGGTTCCGCCACCGGCACCCTCGACGTGCTGCCCCCGCTCAACTGGCGCGACGAGGCCGCGGTCACCGTGGTCATCGCCTCGCACAACTACCCCGGCCCGCCCCGCACCGGCGACCCGATCGACGGTCTCGAGGACGTGGCCGCGCAGGACGCCCCGGACGCGTACGTCCTGCACGCCGGGACCAGGCGGGACGGCGACACCGTCGTCAGCGCGGGCGGGCGGGTGCTCTCCGTGACCGCGTCCGGCAAGGACCTCGCCGAAGCGCGCGAACGCGCCTACGCGGCCACCGCCCGCATCCGGCTCGACGGCTCCCAGTACCGGACCGACATCGCCCGGAAGGCCGCCGCGACCGAGGCATGA
- a CDS encoding N,N-dimethylformamidase beta subunit family domain-containing protein — MGAEQIRRWESGALAHAVSDPFGQGPLPWLRGSENYFDDTGQVVPWYVDPDLGRSGAGGGTRTADDVHRQIKGFISTGAAAPGEAIDFHITVDPPQQFSVDIYRIGHYAGDGAAKITTSPRLSGIVQPPPLTADRTVSCHHWWQSWRLQIPGYWSIGAYVAVLTTADGHRSHIPFTVRDSHPADLLLLLPDITWQAYNLYPEDGRTGASLYHAWDEQGRLLGEEDAAVTVSFDRPYAGAGLPLHVGHAYDFIRWAERYGYDLAYADTRDLHAGRIDPTRYRGLVFPGHDEYWSVPMRRTAELARDSGTSLVFLSANTMYWQVGLSPSASGVPDRLLTCRKRHGPGKPALWREVDRSEQQLLGIQYAGRVPEPHPLVVRNAQHWLWEATGAGEGDEIDGLVAGEADRYFPRTSLPEHENRILLAHSPYADTDGVTRHQETSLYRAPSGALVFASGTFAWSPALDRPGHVDARIQRATANLLDRICKRD, encoded by the coding sequence ATGGGGGCGGAACAGATTCGGCGGTGGGAATCGGGTGCCCTCGCGCATGCCGTTTCCGACCCTTTCGGCCAGGGCCCGCTGCCCTGGCTGCGCGGCAGTGAGAACTACTTCGACGACACCGGCCAGGTCGTCCCCTGGTACGTCGATCCCGACCTCGGCCGCAGCGGGGCCGGCGGCGGCACCCGTACCGCCGACGACGTGCACCGGCAGATCAAGGGCTTCATCTCGACCGGTGCCGCCGCCCCCGGCGAGGCGATCGACTTCCACATCACCGTCGACCCGCCCCAGCAGTTCTCCGTCGACATCTACCGGATCGGCCACTACGCGGGCGACGGCGCCGCCAAGATCACCACGAGTCCCCGGCTCTCCGGCATCGTCCAGCCGCCGCCGCTCACCGCCGACCGTACGGTCTCCTGTCATCACTGGTGGCAGTCCTGGCGCCTCCAGATCCCCGGCTACTGGTCGATCGGCGCGTACGTCGCCGTGCTCACCACCGCCGACGGCCACCGCTCCCACATCCCCTTCACGGTCCGCGACAGCCACCCCGCCGACCTGTTGCTCCTGCTCCCGGACATCACCTGGCAGGCGTACAACCTCTACCCGGAGGACGGCCGTACGGGTGCCAGCCTCTACCACGCCTGGGACGAACAGGGCCGGCTCCTCGGCGAGGAGGACGCCGCGGTCACCGTCTCCTTCGACCGTCCGTACGCGGGCGCGGGCCTGCCCCTCCACGTCGGGCACGCGTACGACTTCATCCGTTGGGCCGAGCGGTACGGCTACGACCTCGCCTACGCAGACACCCGCGATCTCCACGCGGGCCGTATCGACCCGACCCGGTACCGCGGCCTGGTCTTCCCGGGACACGACGAATACTGGTCGGTCCCCATGCGCCGTACCGCCGAACTGGCCCGGGACAGCGGCACGTCCCTCGTGTTCCTCTCCGCCAACACGATGTACTGGCAGGTCGGCCTCTCCCCGTCCGCGTCCGGTGTCCCCGACCGCCTCCTCACCTGCCGCAAGCGCCACGGTCCCGGAAAGCCCGCGCTGTGGCGTGAGGTGGACCGCAGCGAGCAGCAGTTGCTGGGCATCCAGTACGCCGGCCGAGTGCCCGAGCCGCACCCCTTGGTCGTACGGAACGCGCAGCACTGGCTCTGGGAGGCGACCGGGGCCGGTGAGGGGGACGAGATCGACGGGCTGGTCGCGGGCGAGGCCGACCGGTACTTCCCGCGCACCAGCCTCCCCGAGCACGAGAACCGCATCCTGCTCGCCCACTCGCCGTACGCCGACACGGATGGCGTAACCCGTCACCAGGAGACGTCCCTCTACCGGGCACCTTCCGGCGCACTGGTCTTCGCATCCGGAACCTTCGCCTGGTCCCCGGCCCTGGACCGCCCCGGCCACGTCGACGCACGCATCCAACGCGCCACCGCGAATCTCCTCGACCGCATCTGCAAACGCGACTGA
- a CDS encoding histidine kinase produces MASRQCHRTAGRVIVIARIRGWRRGWQERSRLQRIDLYSRGTVLALPWLFLLTWGLLPTTDFRQAPLPIALHLALLVTNIAQCVISNRNTGVAYRHYLGGTEFPRRRLVPALALLGVSVGLLAALQAVDGVGDEELLLVTDLPLAFAVPYVLLVPVRIFVVHCLGFTGLVVGVLAVAGLRGPMLAGLVPAVAFGCLLVLVSVRPGIWSLSVMWQAEEARDVQARLAVAEERLRFGRDMHDVLGRNLAVIALKSELAVELAQRGRPEAVDQMVEVQRIARTSQQEFRDVVRGYREADLRTELIGAQSVLRAAGIECGVEGDDGGGLPAPVRSTLGWVVREAATNVLRHGDPQRCVIRLTTSVDAVVLDVENDGAPVPVVGGSGTGAVGTRAVGMGTAMGAGRVRAVGAAKAVGAASSRPGAGVPGDGLGGVLSDGGSGLAGLRERLGALDGSLDAGPTGEDGRIFRLTARVPLRRPAGAGTGRREPVGTTLIVEESR; encoded by the coding sequence GTGGCATCGAGACAGTGCCACCGGACAGCGGGACGGGTGATCGTGATCGCGCGGATACGTGGCTGGCGGCGCGGCTGGCAGGAACGCAGCAGACTCCAGCGGATCGATCTCTACTCACGGGGCACCGTGCTGGCCCTGCCGTGGCTCTTCCTGCTGACCTGGGGGCTGCTGCCCACGACGGACTTCCGTCAGGCGCCCCTGCCGATCGCGCTGCACCTGGCGCTGCTGGTGACCAACATCGCGCAGTGCGTCATCAGCAACCGCAACACCGGAGTGGCATACCGGCACTACCTGGGCGGGACCGAGTTCCCCCGGCGTCGGCTGGTGCCCGCGCTGGCGCTGCTCGGCGTGTCCGTGGGCCTGCTGGCCGCCCTGCAGGCCGTGGACGGGGTGGGCGACGAGGAACTGCTCCTGGTGACGGACCTGCCGCTGGCCTTCGCGGTTCCGTACGTCCTGCTCGTTCCGGTCAGGATCTTCGTCGTCCACTGTCTGGGGTTCACGGGGTTGGTGGTCGGCGTGCTGGCGGTGGCGGGGCTGCGGGGGCCGATGCTGGCCGGGCTGGTTCCGGCGGTGGCGTTCGGCTGTCTGCTGGTGCTGGTGTCCGTGCGGCCCGGAATCTGGAGCCTGAGCGTGATGTGGCAGGCGGAGGAGGCCAGGGACGTACAAGCGCGGCTGGCGGTCGCGGAGGAGAGGCTGCGGTTCGGGCGGGACATGCATGATGTGCTGGGCCGGAATCTGGCGGTGATCGCGCTCAAGAGCGAGCTGGCCGTGGAGCTGGCCCAGCGCGGCAGACCGGAGGCCGTCGACCAGATGGTGGAGGTACAGCGGATCGCGCGCACCTCGCAGCAGGAGTTCCGGGATGTCGTACGGGGGTACCGGGAGGCCGATCTGCGTACGGAACTCATCGGCGCCCAGAGCGTGCTGCGGGCCGCCGGGATCGAGTGCGGGGTCGAGGGGGACGACGGCGGTGGGCTGCCCGCCCCGGTGCGGTCGACGCTCGGCTGGGTCGTGCGAGAGGCGGCGACCAATGTGCTGCGGCACGGCGATCCGCAGCGCTGCGTGATCCGGCTGACGACCTCGGTGGACGCGGTGGTGCTGGACGTGGAGAACGACGGGGCGCCCGTGCCCGTGGTCGGCGGCTCGGGGACGGGGGCCGTGGGGACGCGTGCGGTGGGGATGGGCACAGCGATGGGGGCGGGGAGGGTAAGGGCTGTGGGCGCGGCGAAGGCGGTTGGGGCTGCGAGTAGTCGGCCGGGTGCGGGGGTGCCGGGGGACGGCCTCGGTGGGGTCCTGTCAGATGGCGGATCGGGGCTCGCCGGGCTGCGGGAACGGCTCGGGGCGCTGGACGGTTCGCTGGACGCGGGGCCGACCGGGGAGGACGGCCGGATCTTCCGGCTGACCGCGAGGGTGCCGCTGCGACGACCGGCGGGAGCCGGCACGGGACGACGAGAGCCGGTCGGAACGACCCTGATCGTCGAGGAGAGCCGATGA
- a CDS encoding response regulator transcription factor, with product MGTDRPVRVLLADDEHLIRGALAALLGLEDDLVVVAEAATGPEALAMARAHRPDVAVLDLEMPGADGVKVATALRDELPDCRTMIVTSHGRPGHLKRALSAGVRGFVPKTVSARGLAEIIRTVHAGNRYVDPGLAADAISAGDSPLTVREAEVLELAADGAPVAEIAERASLSQGTVRNYLSSAVSKLGAENRHAAVRLARERGWV from the coding sequence ATGGGGACCGACCGGCCCGTACGAGTCCTGCTCGCCGACGACGAGCACCTGATCCGGGGCGCGCTGGCCGCACTGCTCGGACTGGAGGACGATCTGGTGGTGGTCGCGGAGGCGGCGACCGGCCCGGAAGCCCTTGCGATGGCGCGGGCGCACCGGCCCGATGTGGCGGTGCTGGACCTGGAGATGCCGGGCGCGGACGGTGTGAAGGTCGCCACAGCGCTGCGGGACGAGCTGCCCGACTGCCGGACCATGATCGTGACGAGTCATGGCCGTCCGGGGCATCTGAAACGGGCGCTCTCGGCAGGTGTACGCGGATTCGTGCCGAAGACGGTCAGCGCCCGCGGACTCGCCGAGATCATCCGTACCGTGCATGCCGGAAACCGTTACGTGGACCCGGGATTGGCCGCCGACGCGATCTCCGCCGGGGACTCACCGCTGACCGTGCGGGAGGCCGAGGTACTGGAGCTGGCGGCGGACGGGGCGCCCGTCGCGGAGATCGCCGAACGGGCCTCGCTGTCGCAGGGGACCGTACGGAACTACCTCTCGTCGGCCGTGTCGAAGCTCGGCGCCGAGAACCGTCACGCGGCGGTGCGTCTCGCGCGGGAGCGGGGTTGGGTATAG
- a CDS encoding phosphoribosylaminoimidazolesuccinocarboxamide synthase has protein sequence MSGFVEKPEPAQVPGLTHLHTGKVRDLYRNDAGDLIMVASDRISAYDWVLPTEIPDKGRVLTRLSLWWFDQLADLVPNHVLSTELPPGAPADWEGRTLVCTSLRMVPVECVARGYLTGSGLVEYNETRTVCGLALPEGLVDGSELPAPIFTPATKAAVGDHDENVPYEEVARQVGAEPAALLRQTTLAVYGRARDIARERGIVLADTKFEFGFNEDDELIIADEVLTPDSSRFWPAETWEPGHAQPSYDKQFVRDWLTSPASGWDRKSEQPPPPLPREIVDATRAKYLEAYERLTGLSWSS, from the coding sequence ATGTCCGGATTCGTAGAAAAGCCCGAGCCCGCGCAGGTACCGGGACTCACCCATCTCCACACCGGCAAGGTCCGGGACCTCTACCGCAACGACGCGGGCGATCTCATCATGGTCGCCAGCGACCGCATCTCGGCGTACGACTGGGTCCTGCCCACCGAGATCCCCGACAAGGGCCGCGTCCTGACCCGGCTCTCGCTGTGGTGGTTCGACCAGCTCGCCGACCTCGTCCCGAACCACGTCCTGTCCACGGAACTCCCCCCCGGCGCCCCCGCCGACTGGGAAGGCCGCACGCTCGTCTGTACCTCGCTGCGGATGGTCCCGGTCGAGTGCGTGGCCCGGGGCTATCTGACCGGTTCGGGCCTCGTCGAGTACAACGAGACCCGCACGGTCTGCGGCCTCGCCCTCCCCGAAGGGCTCGTCGACGGGTCGGAACTCCCGGCGCCGATCTTCACTCCCGCCACCAAGGCGGCCGTCGGTGATCACGACGAGAACGTCCCGTACGAGGAGGTGGCCCGCCAGGTCGGCGCCGAACCCGCCGCCCTGCTGCGCCAGACGACCCTCGCCGTGTACGGCAGGGCCCGGGACATCGCACGCGAGCGGGGGATCGTCCTGGCCGACACGAAGTTCGAGTTCGGTTTCAACGAGGACGACGAGCTGATCATCGCGGATGAGGTGCTGACCCCGGACTCCTCGCGCTTCTGGCCCGCCGAGACATGGGAGCCGGGGCATGCGCAGCCCTCGTACGACAAGCAGTTCGTACGTGACTGGCTGACCTCGCCCGCCTCCGGCTGGGACCGCAAGAGCGAGCAGCCGCCCCCGCCGCTGCCGCGGGAGATCGTCGACGCGACGCGGGCCAAGTACCTGGAAGCGTACGAACGCCTCACCGGCCTCAGCTGGTCCTCCTGA